From Panicum hallii strain FIL2 chromosome 2, PHallii_v3.1, whole genome shotgun sequence, a single genomic window includes:
- the LOC112882408 gene encoding auxin-responsive protein SAUR36-like has translation MITAKRLVQMAKKWQRMAAVARKRLTSTPVKEAEGSCSTSSSMASKGHCVVYSADGRRFEVPLAYLGTAVFGELLMLSQEEFGFASDDGKITQPCDAAVVEYVLCLLRRDASEEVVRAFLSSMVRPCHNVSGGVPCNQPLAVCV, from the coding sequence ATGATCACTGCCAAGAGACTTGTTCAGATGGCGAAGAAGTGGCAGAGAATGGCCGCTGTGGCCAGGAAGCGGCTCACCTCGACGCCGGTGAAGGAAGCCGAAGGATCATGCAGTACCTCGTCTTCCATGGCCAGCAAGGGCCACTGCGTCGTGTACTCGGCTGACGGCCGGCGATTCGAGGTCCCACTGGCGTACCTCGGCACGGCGGTCTTCGGCGAGCTCCTAATGCTGTCGCAGGAAGAGTTTGGGTTCGCCAGCGACGACGGCAAGATCACGCAGCCCTGCGACGCCGCGGTGGTGGAGTACGTGCTGTGTTTGCTTAGAAGAGACGCCTCCGAAGAGGTTGTGAGGGCGTTCTTGAGCTCCATGGTCCGGCCGTGCCACAATGTCAGCGGCGGCGTGCCATGCAACCAGCCGCTAGCTGTTTGTGTATAG
- the LOC112881186 gene encoding auxin-responsive protein SAUR36-like → MISAKRIAQLAKKWQRMAALGRKRLYWVAAAAPEADECCASVASKGHCAVYTADGARFEVPLAFLGTAVFAELLRMSQEEFGFAGGDGGRITLPCDAAVMEYAMCLLRRGVSAELEQAFLSTMAMPCHHASRVAPCVAACC, encoded by the coding sequence ATGATCAGCGCCAAGAGGATCGCTCAGCTGGCCAAGAAGTGGCAGAGgatggcggcgctcgggagGAAGCGCCTCTActgggtggcggcggcagcgccggaAGCCGACGAGTGCTGTGCATCCGTGGCGAGCAAGGGCCACTGCGCGGTGTACACGGCCGACGGGGCGCGGTTCGAGGTGCCGCTCGCCTTCCTCGGCACCGCGGTCTTCGCGGAGCTCCTGCGGATGTCGCAGGAGGAGTTCGGcttcgccggcggcgacggcggcaggaTCACGCTGCCGTGCGACGCCGCGGTCATGGAGTACGCCATGTGCTTGCTCAGGAGAGGCGTCTCTGCCGAGCTAGAGCAGGCGTTCCTGAGCACCATGGCGATGCCGTGCCACCATGCGAGCCGTGTGGCGCCGTGTGTGGCAGCTTGCTGTTAA
- the LOC112879370 gene encoding auxin-responsive protein SAUR36-like — protein sequence MISTKRIPQLAKKWQRMAALGRKRLIWQKEADECCTSVASKGHCAVYTADGARFEVPLACLGTAVFAELLQMSREEFGFGGDDGRITLPCDAAVMEYAICLLRRGVSVDMEKAFLNTMVRSCHYKNSVAPYVAACC from the coding sequence ATGATCAGCACCAAGAGGATTCCTCAGCTCGCCAAGAAGTGGCAGAGGATGGCAGCGCTTGGGAGGAAGCGTCTCATCTGGCAAAAGGAAGCCGACGAGTGCTGCACCTCTGTGGCGAGCAAGGGCCACTGCGCGGTGTACACCGCCGACGGGGCGCGGTTCGAGGTGCCATTGGCGTGCCTTGGGACAGCAGTCTTCGCGGAGCTCCTGCAGATGTCGCGGGAGGAGTTTGGCTTTGGGGGTGATGATGGCAGGATCACATTACCCTGCGACGCCGCGGTCATGGAATACGCCATCTGTTTGCTCAGGAGGGGCGTCTCTGTGGACATGGAGAAGGCATTCCTGAATACCATGGTCAGGTCGTGCCACTATAAAAACAGTGTGGCACCGTATGTGGCAGCTTGCTGTTAG
- the LOC112882708 gene encoding auxin-responsive protein SAUR36-like: MISAKRIAQLAKKWQRMAPLGRKRLTWPKEADECCTSVASKGHCTVYTADGTRFEVPLAFLGTAVFAELLRMSQEEFGFAGGDDGRITLPCDAAVMEYAMCLLRRGASAELEQAFLSTMAMPCHHASSVAPYVAACC, from the coding sequence ATGATCAGCGCCAAGAGGATCGCTCAGCTGGCCAAGAAGTGGCAGAGGATGGCGCCGCTTGGGAGGAAGCGCCTTACCTGGCCAAAGGAAGCCGACGAGTGCTGCACCTCTGTGGCGAGCAAGGGCCACTGCACGGTGTACACCGCCGACGGGACGCGGTTCGAGGTGCCGCTCGCCTTCCTCGGCACTGCGGTCTTCGCGGAGCTCCTGCGGATGTCGCAGGAGGAGTTCGGCTTCGCGGGCGGCGACGACGGCAGGATCACGCTGCCCTGCGACGCCGCGGTCATGGAGTACGCCATGTGCTTGCTCAGGAGAGGCGCCTCTGCCGAGCTAGAGCAGGCGTTCCTGAGCACCATGGCGATGCCGTGCCACCATGCGAGCAGTGTGGCACCGTATGTGGCAGCTTGCTGTTAG
- the LOC112882839 gene encoding auxin-responsive protein SAUR36-like: MVSAKRLVQMAKKWQRMAALARKRITSTPAKETEGSPCSTSSVAGKGRCVVYSADGRRFEVPLAYLDTAIFGELLSLSQEEFGFAGDDGRITLPCDAAVMEYVMCLLRRNASEEVEAAFLSSIARPCHYGSGLAQSMGVSQQLAVPSF, encoded by the coding sequence ATGGTCAGTGCCAAGAGACTCGTTCAAATGGCGAAGAAGTGGCAAAGAATGGCGGCCCTCGCGAGGAAGCGGATCACGTCGACGCCCGCAAAAGAAACCGAAGGGTCACCGTGCAGCACTTCGTCTGTGGCCGGCAAGGGCCGCTGCGTGGTGTACTCGGCCGACGGCAGGCGGTTCGAGGTCCCGCTGGCGTACCTTGACACGGCGATCTTCGGCGAGCTCCTGAGCCTGTCGCAAGAGGAGTTCGGGTTCGCCGGCGATGACGGCAGGATCACGCTGCCTTGCGATGCTGCTGTGATGGAGTACGTCATGTGCTTGCTTCGGAGGAATGCATCGGAGGAGGTCGAGGCGGCTTTCCTGAGCTCCATAGCGAGGCCGTGCCACTATGGAAGCGGCTTGGCGCAATCCATGGGAGTTAGCCAGCAGCTTGCTGTTCCTAGCTTCTGA
- the LOC112882781 gene encoding auxin-responsive protein SAUR36-like: MFSAKRLVQAALARKRLTSTPMKETEGPCCTSTSVAGKGHCVLYSADGRRFEVPLVYLGTPVFAELLNMAREEFGFTSDGGRIRLPCDAAVVEYVICLLRRDASEEVVRAFLSSMVWPCHTVNGMAPSMGLMRHSAVCV; this comes from the coding sequence ATGTTCAGTGCCAAGAGACTTGTTCAAGCCGCCCTGGCGAGGAAGCGGCTCACGTCGACGCCGATGAAAGAGACCGAAGGACCGTGCTGCACGTCGACGTCCGTGGCCGGAAAGGGTCACTGCGTCTTATACTCGGCCGACGGCCGGAGGTTCGAGGTCCCATTGGTGTACCTCGGCACGCCGGTCTTCGCGGAGCTCCTGAACATGGCGCGGGAGGAGTTCGGGTTCACGAGCGACGGTGGCAGGATCAGGCTGCCCTGCGACGCCGCGGTGGTGGAGTACGTGATTTGTTTGCTCAGGCGAGATGCCTCGGAGGAGGTTGTGAGGGCGTTCTTGAGCTCCATGGTCTGGCCTTGCCACACTGTCAACGGCATGGCGCCATCGATGGGACTCATGCGCCACTCAGCTGTTTGTGTATAG